One Magnolia sinica isolate HGM2019 chromosome 2, MsV1, whole genome shotgun sequence genomic window, TAGCGACAAACTTTTTTCGTTAGCGACGAATTAAATCCGTTGTTACACCAAGAGATTTTTGCGACGAACTACGTCGCAATTTGGCcattttggtgtagtgtgtgGCACCCCTAAATTCCCTCCAAATTCTCACTTTTCTATTGGAAAATTATTCATAAGGCAGTTCCAGTGGACGCCAGGATCCAAGCCAAGGGCATCACCATCGTATCCAAGTGCGTCTGCTGCCCAGCGCCCCATCAGCCCAGCGTCGAGTCACTGGACCATCTCTTCTTAGAGGGGACTGGAGCTAGACAGGTTTGGGGTCATTTCCACCCCTTCTTCAGGCTCGTCGCCACCTCCCAGAGGTCAGCTTTGGGGAGAGCTATcgcgtggtgggccccacctcttcGCATGATCGTCTGCTTCCATTGCGCGTCCTCCTTCCTCCATTCATTTTCTGAGAGATTTGGCTGGAGAGGAACAGGACAAAGTTTGACAACATTGCGTTCTCTTCTAATTTGGTTATCTCCAGGGTCCGCCGCTGGATTGAGATGATCGGCCCTTCGCTCCCCCTCCATTGGTCGCTGAATCGGCTTTCTTCTTCGCTCCTCGTGCAACTGCGTATTATCGCTCCTTCTTCCAAGCTTCCCTCCCCTTGTGTGGTTAAATAGCTGAGGCCCAGGAGAGGCTGGATCAAGATCAACGTCGACGAGTCAGCGCTGGGAAACCCAGGGCCGTCGGGCGGAGGTGGACTTGGTAGAGACTGGGAAggcaaatttattttttccttctcgtCGGGGGCAATGGCTCAAGCTCTCGGGCCGAGCTTTAGGCCATTTGGGAAGGTCTGTCAAGATGTGCTGATTTGGGTTTTTCTAGGATCGAGGTGGAGAGCGACTCCAAATCAACTATTCAAATCATGTCTACTAACTCTAGTCCAGCGTGGTACCTACGGTATTGGTGCACAAGGGTGAGAGCTTTATGTCGTCACTTACACATTTCCTTTTCTCATACTCCTAGGGAGGTGAATGTGGTAGCCGACAATCTGGCTAAGAGAGGCAGTGCCTCTCAAGCCGCCTCCACATTTTCAACCGAGTCCGATCTCCCGGATATTGCTAGAGGCCTTTTCTTTTTGGATAGAGTAGGCTTAGGATACTTGAGAGGAATTTAGCTCATGCTccctatatgataggtgaggcatcATCTTTTTTATGATGCCCGCACGAAGGCCCTGTAAATTTCTCTTTTATGAAATACAAtcttctttccaaaaaaaaaaagcatcattTAATTCCCTCCCTACCCTTATCTCTccccacccccccaccccccccccagAACCTctcatgatttttttcttttttctccccCTTGTCCTTCATGTGCAATCTCATGGGGAAGGATTTGAACCACTGATGCTATATGGGGGCCCCCATGTTGTATACGTGAATacacccttttcttttcttttttctttttcttttttttttttgttagtacacacccatgtcagtacacacactccatgttagccacccccgctagggatcgatacccagacttcaagtgttgaaacgaggtatctccactcagtctaccagttgagctatggatctgggtgtatatGTGAATACACCCTATCCACCAGGTGATCATACCCTTATATGAGTTGTGCATGCAAAAGATCAAGCCAGCAGAAAACTCTGATAGCCACACCAATGAAAACAACATAAGATTGTCGATAAATCCTCCaagttcatgtggtgtggtctacctaatttGTGGGTCAGTTTGATTTTTGCATCTTCACTTCACCTCGGTTAGTTATACATAATTAATGAGTTTGATGAATGATATACACAATGGAGGCCCCACACAAACCTATTCTTAGCattccatctcattttttttcaatttttcctgtCATGTAGCCCAGCTAAGTAGTGGATTTGGCTGATTTTTACCTAAGGTCTAGAATCAAGAATAGAACTTTTAGACATAATAGATTTTACATTTACAACTGGTGGGCCCAGAACTAGGGTGTAGAGGATTTCTGTCCATTTTTCATTACCATGTTGAAAAAGAGGTTTCATCTCTACATATGAAGCCACACTCTTTCACACGTAAGTGAATGCGCGTCACAATGTGAATTGGGTATCAAAACTCAGACCATTCTTCTCCTCAAGTGGTCCCCAACATACTAAATCAAATGATTTGGgtagtaaataataataatactaataattaaTTGTCAACTTATTTTGTCGTGGTTGACCTTAAGAGTGAAATTCTTTGATTTTTAAAGCAAACATCTAAGCATTATATTCCAACCTTACGGAaagctttaaaaataaaaataataaaaataataaaaaagaaaaaaaaaattatggagAGCTTGAATCTTACACACATGTTTAATATTTACATGTAGATATGTATGACTCTACAAAGGTATGGAATTAACACAGGGCACATGCCATCCACTACCATATAACTAAGTCATGAACAATTTTCTAAGCATGTATATAGTTGTGACCAGAGTATACAAATGCATAGTAGAGAGGAATTGAATTTCATTTGGTTGTTAGTTTAGCAAGTTAATTCCTATTGAAATAGGTCTATGGTATTTTTTAATTGACTACACTTTATTGATTGATTCCTATTGGAGTATAGTTAAAAGGCCCCCTATATAGGGAGGAGGAAGCTATATGTACATGTTTTTATTAAGAAAAACCCTGTGTCAGTACATCTCCGTGTTTCTAGCCGAGCATATATAGGAGAAAATTTGTAAAACGCCCACGGACTTTATGTTTTCAAGCCATTATATATTCTTGTAATTTCCTCATCAGCATATCCAGTGGGCcagggaaagtttcaatggtggtcgtcCTCCCATTCCACTTTTCCCTTGAGTTTTtggttggcttgatttttgggcttacGCAATGACATAAGCTGGCTGGAATGAACGGACTGGATGCCACACGCACatcaggggtgggccacacagctttTTATTGCATAGCCTCTCCAACAGTGTTGTATGAATCTGGCCTCTAGACTCGTGGTGCAGACTCTCTAATACTGACGAGCCTTTCACTTTCATGAGCATTCCCATCTTGAAAACTTTCTATGAATTCACCTAATTTATCTGACACCTATAAATTCAGAGTCAGTCCAAAAACTCTGATGGGGCCATCTTCCTGGATATATTTGCATGCAAGGGGCCCACAGAGGGAGCACAACCAAAGAAGCTGGAACTGCCACGTGGCCCTCTTACATGTTCTTTAAGGGAGAGAACAGGACGTTGGTGGGACCATCCGAAATTTTAGTCTGCAGGATCCATCTAACCTACATGAGCCCATTGTTGgtaatcagaaccgttcatttggtgggacaCAGTGATGAGAGTTACCACGAAATGGATGATCCATTGATCCATCTTATAACCTTTAAAGTGGACGGTCGAAATAAAAGGCCAGTCCTGGGGGCGGCGGGggctcgaatccacgaggaaagatagACAGTAAAAGTAAttctaaaaaattgaaataaatcgaCTGATActtaaaaacaaatttacaaccctttaaataatgccATGAACTCTaggagaagtttcggaatcaaactacaactaaagctTCCTAAAATGGTAACTTACTATTTTACGGAcgatcatgatttctactagacttcatggttttcggtgAAAAATAATAAGTAtcatatttggcttaaccatgttgtTCTTCTAATTCTTTTGAGTACTTTTAGTGTcagacacaactcttaaagctcaaTGGAGGAAGAGtcacaatcaaactaaaatttactaaaaatagtaaaaatgaaaataaattggaATTTCAACCaacaaattcagcatgggcaacccggTTTAGcaaggttggttagctaaagtagcttctcctaccctaaaattataCATGGCATGTCggataactcattctgatttgcaaGATAATGcccgttttaaggttctgacggtccggatcacttctgtcttcGATCGGGTCTTTTCTGGTCcaccttggccatgaaattgtctgcaacctgctctacatcaggtggccattgtggggccatgtccaAGACTAAGATCTCTTATACTCCTGCAGACTACCAAACTGGTGCCGACCGAACCAAAATACACATACAAAGACCTTATACCAAACCAACTATACATGATCTTCGAAGCTAACACGCCCCTCTTGCATTATATAAACAAACCCATAAGCTCTCTCGAAGCTTtgcaattcaaaagaaaatcaatGGCTGAATTCTCAGATGATTTCCTCAAGCCCTTATCTCTCCCTTTCCTTTGCATGGATTCAACCATGGAATGCATAGCCCAATTTGAAGATCTCAATCCCCATGTCACGAACACTCCCACATTCAATCTACATGCAATGATGGGCTTCTCCAATGACATTTTGTTCCCACACCAACCCGAATTCCCAACACCTTGCAGCGACAACCTTTCGGGTTTTTTCGCATCCGACGATCCGAATTCTATGCTTGTTTCTCAGTCCATGGCTTGCATGGGAGATGGAAAACAGGAGTGTAAGAAGAGGAAGGCCAGACCGGTTTCAAAAACCAGCTCTGGTAGCTGTTCTTCTATTCAAGTTTCCAATAGTGGGTTTGAGGAAGGAGATAAAACTACAAGAAAAACCGTATGATTTTATGTGTTTTGATTTCAGTTTTCTTGTGGATATTTTGTATTTGATCTTTGTATCAAGGGGGTAATTTTTCCTTCCCATTTTTTGATGCACACACCCCTTTTTTCTACCAAAAGTAGACATGTTTGCAGGGTGTATGCATAAAAAAGtagggtgtaaatatcaattcaCTTGTTTTTATAGGGAACTGATTTTGTGGGTTTTTAATATAGAATTTTCAGAGGCtagggagaagaaagagaggtaaATGCAATGAGAAACAAGAGGAGAAACCAAAGGAGGTGGTCCATGTGAGAGCAAGGAGAGGCCAAGCTACTGATAGTCACAGCCTAGCTGAAAgggtaatttagtaattttacaCCCAAATAAAGGccaagagaattttttttttaaaggaattgTGAAATTACAAAACTGCCCTTACTCAAATGACATATGGGTGGTTATTGTTCCATCTGATATTTTTCTTTTGGGGCAGTGCTAAAAAGCTTGTACAATCTTGAGTATTTGATTACAAGTTCTGTGATTTATTCTGGTAATATAGTTGTTTGTTGTATTAGTGAGAGAGAAATTTCAAAGATCATGTGATTGAGCTATATGTTTCTGATATGTGTGACAGGTAAGAAGAGAGAAAATCAATGAGAGAATGAGGTGTTTGCAAGACCTAGTTCCTGGTTGCTACAAGGTAAGAATAACACATTATCTTTGTCACTATAATAAAGAGATGATCACAAATAATGTTACGGTATAATGAATTCAATTTCCTTTTCCAAAGTATTATTTATATTTTGTGGACATTAATCTCttccccccccctccccccccaaaaaaaaaggcaTACACTATAGCcttccccccccccaaaaaaaaaaaggcatacacTATcccctctccccccccccccaaaaaaaaaaaaaggcatacacTATAGATTTTAAAGATTATGAGAGACTCTCATCCTTTGACCATTGACTTTTCAACGTATCTATAGAGACTCTCATCCTTCTATCGTTTTCCATTCAACGATATTTCCATGTCGGTGTTTTGGATTCTCTCCATCCAAACAAGCCAAGAAAAATCCCTATTATACCATTAACTCAGATGATTTCTCgttttatatatttgttaatttattttttaattatagttAAATGATTCCTCTATTCATTTTCTAATTGGATTCCATGGATTTATAGGATATGGGAATGGCAGTAATGTTGGATGAGATAATTAATTACGTGCAGTCATTACAAAATCAAGTTGAGGTGAGTTTGAATTTTGTACCGCTAATTTTGGATGAATGAAAacttatcatatttaaattttaatgttttttttttttttgacagttTCTTTCCATGAAGCTTTCAGCGGCCACTTCTTTCTATGACTTCAGCTTGGATATAGAATCTATTCAAACACCACAGATGTTCCCATTCCAAACATCCACTCTCTAAATCAGATTACAGATAATGAGATTTTTCATGTCATTACAAAAAACAAAGGTTGTACTTTTGTAACTTTGAGCGTCTTTCCATTGTTTTCATATGATAGTACGTGTAACGCTTGGGTGACAATGCTACAATTGTACAAATATGAATGTGCATTTATGCGATGGGCGCCCAACAAATCAATACATGAGATGGAACTCTTATGTTGCATGGCTCTGTCTACTACGTTTGCGTATATTGggtggttgacctttgaagagtaTGGCCCTAGTAGATAGAGGACCCGCTCTATTGGTACTGGCAGACAGATGTGGGGTCCAGTGATATGTATCAACTGAATCCAACCCGTCTATTGGATACATCACCTCAAAAACCCCAACCCCAAAAAACCAGCctgatcgaaaactcaagtgggccaaggcGCATGGAGCATGTTTACAGGGTGACCAACTGTTCATTGGAGTGGGGCCTATTGTGTTGTATATATACAATCCAGGCCATTCAAACCTTTCATCCACCCCAGATGAAGAGTCAGGCCAAATTTAGGCTGTGTTTAGAGGCAGATGTCCACCTGTCAAATTAAAGGGTGGCGGTTCCCTCCCAGCTTGTTCCCTTTCTGTGGCCCAATTCAGTTTTGATCGGCTGAGATTTACGTCTGAAAGTATTTTTGAGGTGgcgcatctgatggatgggttagatggtgTGAACCCATCACCATATACGTGTGAAGTAAAACACGTGTGAGCGCCAGTGGACCTTGATGCATGAAAACTTGAATGGaatcactaaagtacctctccACCCTATCCCTAGATGCCCTGAGGcagaagggtattttggtaatttttgTTGTAACGATCTATTTTACTAgtaacagtgtggcccacctgatgagtgaatccGGCTAATGATGGGACATAGCTTTTTTTCACAGTCGGCCCAAGTAATGACCGGCCCATATTTCGAACACGTGTGCCATGTTGGTCGGTGAGAGAAGAATAGGGCCGTTGGGGACTCGGCTAGCTTATACCAAGCATTTCCTCATTGACTCTACTTTTGGCCCTTAACTCACATCCACATGCCCTACTCTTCCCTCAATGTCAAATCTGCTTCCCTCGTGTCAAACATGGCACACGTACGTAGCAGACATGTATGTCCCACACGTGTATGTGGGGACTAGAAGTTAAATAAAGGGTATTTCTCTCACTTACATTGCTGATTTTTTAGTATCTGTTGGTGGGGAGAGAACAAACAGCGTATGGATGTGGCATGTCGGAATggagaaggattccatcactagGAGTGGACTGAATCCATTGGACTAGCTTTTCGTTATGGTGCGTGTATCACAATCAACGGCTGGCAGCACAGTTGAGAGAGATTTAGATAGGATTTAGGGGCCACTTGGGCTGGGATAACGATATAAAAGGAACAAAAGCAATACAATTAATAGGATCAGTAGCATGTAGTACTGCCCAAAAGTGGTCCATACTgcgggggccaccttgatgatgtgttgtacatccattccgtccatccgtttttccagcacattttagtgagtggtccaaaaaattacacagatctaaatcttatgtggaccacacctgagggagcagcggtgattgaacgatcaccgttaaaaacttctcagggcccagTGTAAGCAAATACGTAAGGTTTATTAGCCATccagcctgttgacaaggtcaaaCATCCAcggatgaaaagaaaatacatagatcagcttgaaccaaaacctTTGTATCCTACCGAAAGTTTTCAATggccattcaccactttttccagtggtgtggtccaaggagatttggatatgcttaattttttttaggtgtcctaaaatgatctgtaaatacagatgggtggcatggatttgAAACATATTCATTAATATAGGCCCCACACGGTAACACCAAATCTGCTCCCGTTCATGAGATCACATTTATGGACGAGAATTGCGTG contains:
- the LOC131230518 gene encoding transcription factor BEE 1-like; amino-acid sequence: MIFEANTPLLHYINKPISSLEALQFKRKSMAEFSDDFLKPLSLPFLCMDSTMECIAQFEDLNPHVTNTPTFNLHAMMGFSNDILFPHQPEFPTPCSDNLSGFFASDDPNSMLVSQSMACMGDGKQECKKRKARPVSKTSSGSCSSIQVSNSGFEEGDKTTRKTRLGRRKRGKCNEKQEEKPKEVVHVRARRGQATDSHSLAERVRREKINERMRCLQDLVPGCYKDMGMAVMLDEIINYVQSLQNQVEFLSMKLSAATSFYDFSLDIESIQTPQMFPFQTSTL